One genomic region from Rhodothermaceae bacterium encodes:
- a CDS encoding T9SS type A sorting domain-containing protein, translating into MKSFSYLLLLFFAVQAYGQIGYEGVGRKIIFQDETQFGATVYVVDSVNSYSKDGKLTQCKDVPFDDIRAKRNFWIRTSNHLHYLGYNGSAGSRGIKQCNDEYDSSRPPNLISFMLIGESYATYGSERCGDMMFTISPGGDFILKICHVEMVDDIPPDDGDDLCPLSYERPESPINLTGQATGPRTIRLNWNTPPLQDDHTIVHFKVFHRDADAEGHNWKNTMIVADSLFIHENLAPNSSHYYGVQLVTNLNCEAGKMSDIVKVTTEPMIFFLDWFSFDTERIQNYPNPFTESTTIVFDLSEPAAVGVQVFDVLGRIVENVPAKWFGYGNHHSILINGESLVPGNYFFRVQIRNKNHSYRFGQMVRA; encoded by the coding sequence ATGAAATCCTTTTCATACTTACTGCTTCTATTTTTCGCCGTACAGGCATACGGCCAGATTGGCTATGAAGGTGTAGGTAGGAAAATAATATTCCAGGATGAGACACAATTTGGTGCCACTGTTTACGTAGTCGATTCCGTCAACTCCTATTCAAAGGACGGCAAGCTTACGCAATGCAAAGATGTGCCGTTTGACGATATTCGAGCCAAGCGAAATTTTTGGATCCGTACATCTAATCATCTTCATTACCTCGGGTATAATGGCAGTGCTGGATCCAGAGGCATAAAGCAGTGTAACGATGAATATGATTCAAGCCGTCCTCCGAATCTTATTTCTTTCATGCTGATCGGCGAGAGCTATGCCACCTATGGTTCCGAGAGGTGCGGAGATATGATGTTCACGATCTCGCCAGGCGGAGACTTTATTTTGAAAATCTGTCATGTGGAGATGGTAGATGATATTCCACCTGATGATGGTGATGATCTATGCCCACTGTCTTATGAGCGACCAGAGTCTCCGATTAATCTGACAGGGCAAGCAACCGGACCTAGGACAATTCGACTGAATTGGAATACGCCCCCCCTTCAAGACGATCATACAATTGTTCACTTCAAAGTCTTTCACCGTGACGCAGACGCGGAGGGGCACAACTGGAAGAATACGATGATTGTGGCGGATTCTTTGTTTATTCACGAGAATCTTGCTCCAAACAGTTCACATTATTACGGCGTGCAACTCGTCACGAATTTGAACTGCGAAGCCGGTAAAATGTCAGATATTGTAAAAGTGACCACCGAGCCGATGATCTTTTTTTTGGATTGGTTCTCCTTTGATACTGAACGCATTCAAAACTACCCGAATCCGTTTACAGAATCAACTACGATAGTCTTTGATCTTTCCGAGCCAGCAGCCGTAGGTGTTCAGGTATTCGATGTTTTGGGGCGGATTGTTGAAAACGTTCCGGCTAAATGGTTTGGATATGGCAACCACCATAGTATCCTAATTAATGGCGAAAGCCTAGTGCCAGGAAATTATTTTTTTCGTGTGCAAATCAGAAACAAGAATCACTCCTATCGCTTCGGTCAGATGGTTCGAGCTTGA